Genomic DNA from bacterium:
CTTGAAATTGAACTTTATACTCATGTTCTTGATTGGGAGGAATTTCGTTCTTTGCAGGTCGCTTTTTTAAAAGCTTCTACACCTGACTCTGAAATACCATCCGATCACGCAATAGTTGCTTTAATGAAATCTATTGCTGCAAAAGAGGATTTACCTCTTATCTGGGGTGTTAATTTTAGTTCTGAGTCTATCTTACCAAGAACATGGTCCCAGGGTCATATGGATTGGGCTTACATTAAAAAAGTAAACAATCTTTTTGGCACAAAAAAATTAAAAGACTTTCCTCACTATTCTGTTTATAAGAGGATATACTGGAACAGAATTAAAGATTTGAGAATTTTTGAATTATTAAACTACATAAATTATGATAAAGAGCAGGCAAAGAAATTCCTTATCGAAGAACTCGGCTGGAGGGATTACGGCGGTAAACATCATGAATCAATATATACTAAATTTTTTCAGGCATACATACTTCCGACTAAATTCGGTTTTGATAAAAGACGTGCTCATTTGTCTTCATTAATTTTATCCGGACAAATCAAACGCGAAGAAGCATTAAAGGAGATTGAAGAACCGCCTTATAATGAAAAAGAACTTCAAGAGCATCTAATCTATACCCAAAAAGTTGGGATTGACTCGAGAAGAATTTGAGGAAATTATGAGTGCACCCCCAAGGAGGTATGAGGATTATTCACCTCAGTTCCCGAAATTTATCTATAAACTTGAAAATAAATTATTTCGATTATTAATTAAGATTAAAAAGAAAATCATCAGAAAACAAAATTATAAGTATTCTGAATATGATTTTTAACATTTGCCTTAATGAAAAAAAAGACCAGAATATCATAAACACTAGAACAAAATTGTTCCTCCTTTTATTAAACCTTCAAACCGTAAAAATTATTATTAATATTATAAAACAAATTTCTGAGTACAGTTCCAACTATTCACAAATGTATTGGCAACCAGAGAATATTATAAAGATATTTTAGAGTTAAATTAATGATCGGGACACACACATTAATAGGTAAAAATTTACAGATTGAAATAAACCAGTTAAATTTTTTAAAACTTGAGTCCTGGTTTCAAGTTAATCAGATAGAAGCATCTGATAGCGTTTCAATGTTCATCACCCATTACTACGGATATCCGTATACAGTTTTTACTGATGATATGTGGGCAATAACTGTTGAAGGTATGGTTTATAACTTAAGTAATGAAGAAATAAAATTAAAATGCGAGCTAATTGCTAATAAATTTATTAACGATGATAATTATATTGATGAAATCAAAGAGTTCACATGTTTTTGCGATGGTGAATTTATCATACAGATTTATGATAAAAAATCGAGCAGATACTTAGTATTCAATAACTACTTGGGAAGACTTCCACTTTATTACTCAAACGCAAATAATAATCTTATTATTAGCAGAAGTATTAAAACACACCTGGAGTTCATGCCAAAAATAGAACTTGACCTTACCGGCATCGCTGAATTTTTAATGTTTGGATTTACCCTTGGAGATAAAACTTATTTTAAAAATATTCACAGACTGGAACCTTCCCAGGCAATTATCATAGAAGATTTTAACAAACTCAACAATTATAGATTGATAAATACTTATAAAATTTCTTATAACAGAAAAAGTGTTAGGATTAATAGAGAAGTCATATTAGATAAATTATCAAAGCAATTTTTAAATGATACAAAAAACAGGGTTACTAAACTACGTGAGAATGGTTATGAAATAATTTCTGATTTAAGTGGTGGATTTGATAGCCGGGCATTAATAGGCGCATTATCAAAATTTGACAAAAAAATCAAATACTTTACTTATGAATATATCCAAGACGAAAGTTTGGAAGCAAACAAAATATTTAATGAACTTGGCAAACCAGGTACCTACATTAAATTGAAATTTGATAATATGTTGGATGAGCATAGCATTACGGATTTGGTATATAAAACTGACGGATTAGTTGATTATATAACAACTTCTATTTGTTATAATGATGCGGTTTCACTGCTAAAATATACCAAGCGTAAAGATAAAATCGCACATTTCGGAGGATTCGGAGGTGAGTTTATTAGGCATCCTCAAAGAAGGTATTTTAAATCCATTTTTTATGGTATAGAAAATGGATTGTATTCAACATTAAAAATAGAGAAAATCATAGAAACTCTTAATTCTTCTACAACTATTTTAGCTGAAATAAGAGATTATTTTATAAGTAAATACAGCGGAAATACTGATGAGCAATTAAGAAAATTTTACTATGAATATTACCTTCACCACGTGGGACATGCCGGTGAGGAGAGGACTAGAATATTTAATTGGACAGTTCATCCAATGTGGTCGAAAGATTTTATCAAGCTAATTTTTGAAGAGGTGCCTCTCAAATGGACAGGATATAAATTTTTCATCGATTTTATGAATCAAATTGATTGCAAATTACTAAATGTCGCCATATATAATAAAGAAATTAATCTTAATTCTGAAAAGAGTATAATTAACTATGAGAAAAAAAATAAAAGTCAATTAGGAATAAAAGCTAAAATTTATCATACAGCAAATTATTATATTCCGTTAATAGTAAACTTATATGAAAAAATTAATAGTAAGATAACTGAAAATGGAAAGACTGATAATGAAATTTATTCTACATTTTTAAAATATTATAATAAGCTTGAAAAATTAAAATCTATTTTTAATCTTAAGGAAATTCAAGAAAACATAAACAGCCTTGGGAGAAAATATAACAGACTAACAACCCTAGTAATATATTTGAGTGAGATCGAGAGAAGGTATCCAGATAAAATCGGGGAAATAAAAAACTAATGTCTAATATCAGAACTCTGGGAAAAGATACTCTTATCTATGGTCTTGGTTCTGTCCTTCAAAAATTCATTGGCGTTATACTATTACCATTTTATACACGGGCATTAAGTCCGTCGGAATACGGTATACTTGATACATTAGCTACACTAAGCTTCTTCATTTCCGTAATTTTTGGATTTGGGTTAGAGGGTGCAACTGGCAGGTACTTTTTTATTGCAGATACGGATATAGAAAAAGGCAAAGTATTGTACACTTCAGTAATTATTAAAAATGTTGCAAACTGGCTGCCTGTATTGTTCTTACTGCCCTTTAGCAGTAACATTTCTCAAATATTATTTGATAGTTCAGGTTATAGTTGGGTTATTGCTATTGCTCTAATGACGATTCCGTTATCGAATACCGCCAGTTTACAGAATCTACTATTTCGCTATTATCGTGAAGTTTGGAAATTTACTGTTATCTTATTACTCCGTGCAATAATAAACCCGCTTGCAGGTGTTCTGCTGGTTGTAGTTTTTAAATTCGGTGTTCTTGGTGCTGTTTCATCAACATTTATTAGTGTTCTTATTACTTTAATCGTTGGTTACTTGTATTATGCACGTAAAAAATATATCAAACAATTCAGTTGGATGTGGGCAAAAAAAATGCTCAAATTCGGTTTCCCTTTAATTTTTACAGGAATTTTATCCTGGGTAAATAGTGTATCCGATCGTTTTTTCATACTTCATTATTCCACATTGGATCAGATTGGCTTATTCTCCATAGGAGGAACTTTTTCACAGCCTATTACTTTAATAAATATGGCTATATCAATGAGTTCAATTGTAATATTTATGTCTATGTATAGTGAAGAAAAGGAAGAGGAGAAACCTAAAACCAAAGCTTTTCTAACAAAGATTTGGTACAGATATCTTGCAATTGCAATATCTGTTGCTGCATTCATTTCTGTTTTCAGCTATGATTTAGTAAAATTTATAACTACGCCAGATTATGTTGGGAGTATTTTGGCCATTCCTTTTTTACTATTCAGCCACATCTTATTTATGAGTAGTGAAATTACTGGAAACGGTATGACGCTAAAAGAACAGAGTAAACCATATTTCTGGATACTGTTAAGTGCTGCAGGGACTAATTTTGGACTTAATTTTTATTTTGTGCCTAACTTCGGTTTTGTAGGAGCAGCAATTACAACAATAATGTCTAATGTTGTTTACTTTCTGATATCATATTACTGGTCACAAAAAGTATTTTACATAAAAAGAAATTTCTTTAAGCCAGCGATTTACTTTTTAATATGCCTATCTATCGCAATATTTTTTCCATTCTATGAGTTGAAAAGCGGAGTGAATATATCTTACCTGGTTAAAACGGCAGCTTTGATTTTGGTGTTAACATTACCTTTTATTTTTAAGATGGTTGATTATGGTTTAATTACAAATTTGTACAATAATTTAATGCAAAAAATAAAAGGATGAAGCATTATTTTTAGTTATTGAATCATACTTGTGATTTTAAAAAATAAACGTTATGGGTTACAGGATTTATTAATAAATTATTATTATGTATAAAGTAATTTACATTGATAGAATTGCTGGGCATTCTCCGACTATTCCTTCTAGCATAAAAGACGGTGATAATTATTTTACTATCGGTTGGGGCGGAATAAGTGCTCGAAAATTCAAAGAATTTAATTCTCAAGTGACAGTAGAATGCTGGAAAACAGATTATAAAGCTGAGCAAATTTATTCAAGAGAAATTTCCGGAGTTGAATTTAAAATATTTCCTGCTATTTACATTAAATACTTTGGGGATTTCTCCAGATATATGTTACGACAACTAAGAGAAGAACTCTCAAAAAAACAACCAACTATTATTCATATAACCAGCATCCGACATTTATTATTTTTAAATGTTTTCTTAAGATTAAAAAAATATCCGGTAGTTGTGCAAAATAATGGAGAATCATCTGCGATTTATAAATCTAAAATTTCGAGCGGGATTAAAAAACTTTTTTATTTATTAAATATTCCACTCCAGAAAGCATTTTTTAAGAATATAGACTTGCTTTATATACTTGATGATAGGTTGAGGGCATTCCTTCCTGAAACTGGAGCTTTAATAAAAAAACAGACACTTGGAGTAATGCCTGAAAGATTCTATCCTTTAGATAAAAATGATGCAAAAAATCTTTTAAACCTTGATCCAAATAAAAAATATATTCTTTATGTGGGAAAACTTAATTATACAAAAAGCCCTGATATTTTAATTGATATCTTTAAAGAATTAAAAAAAAATAGAAAAGATATTGAATTACTGATAGTAGGTACGAATGAAGGCGATCCATTGATTAATTATGCAAAAGAGGCAGGTGCAATGGTTTATGGAAGAATTTTACACACTGATGTTCATAAATATTTATCCGCTGCAGAAGTATATATCCTCGCAAAGTATTCCAAAGAACATGTCTTCGGAGGTATAGGATTACTTCCTGTTGAATCTTTACTATGCAATACACCAGTAATTGGCGGAAGTTTGGAAAACTTTCCGGAGGCGGATAGAGAATCTGTTGGTTTTGCAGTTTCAGAAACTGAGCAGATGAAAGATGCTATTTTAAAAGTTATCGACAAGGAAGTAGTGTTTAGTAATTTAAGAGAAATTGCTGTTAAACACTATTCGTGGGAAAAAATTAGTAAAAATACAGCAGTCGATTTTCAAGAATTAATAAATAAATACTATTGTTAATCATAATGAAAGAAATGTTTAGAAAAATAGTTTATAAGTATGATATCTTATTCAGATTATATTATAATTTTATATACAAGCCACTTGATAAAATTTCTATTTTTCTTGATGATTTAAGCAGAAGCAAGAAAGGAAAAATATTCTTCATACAAGTTGGCGCTAACGATGGAAACTGGGGAGACAAAATATATAAGTTCATTAGACGTGACAATTGGAATGGTATTTTAATCGAGCCACAAAAGGTGATCTTTAAGCGCTTGTTAAATAATTATAAAAAGAGAAACAACCTTTTTTTTGAAAATGTAGCAATCGATTCTACTGAAGGGGAGAGAAACTTGTACAAAATTGGTTTCACTGATTCACCATGGGCATCCGGGATTTCTTCATTTATTAAGAATGACGTTCAAAAACTGATTGATGCCGGATATATCGAAAAAATGGCAAATGCAGAATCAATTGATTTGCCTTCTGATAAGGCAGAATGGATAAGCGAAGAGAAAGTTAAAGTCCAAACTCTCAAAAATATTATTGATAAATATCGAGTGAATAAAATCGATTTACTAGTGATTGATGCTGAAGGTTATGACTTTGAAATTATTAAAACCATTCCTTTTGAGCAAATTAAACCTACTATAATTATTTATGAGAATTCACATTTTAGTGAGGACATAAAGAAAAACTGTCAAAATTTTTTAATTAATTTTGGCTACAAAATAATACCAGCTGAAGGTAATACTGTTGCGGAATTAGTATAACTATGTGCGGAATCTGCGAAATATTTAATTATCAATATAGAGTTTATACTGATCAGTTTCTTTCGATGACAAAAATGCTTTGTCGTCTTGGACCTGATGAGGAAGGTCAATTTTGAGTTATAACAAAAGATATAACTAAATAATAATGTTGAAATTACTCATCACAGGTATAATTGCATTAACTTTAATATCCGCGTTTTTAATAATAATTCGCAATAAGCCGGATATGTGGTTCTGGATATTCTTAAATCTATTCTTCGATCCGGGTGGATATGTTTATGGATTTTTAGGCGGCACACTGCTGGGACCATTACATGCTTCAGATGTTTATCTTGCTGGGATGATAATTTGTTCATTTAATGCAGATATAAACTGGAAATCTGTTTTTCAAGATCCGATCTTCAGAAAGTATTTATTATTTCTTTTTCTATTTGCTTTATATTACTTCATAGTTTATGGTGGCGTTGCTCCCTACATTCATAATGATTTAGATTATCAAACCTTTTTAATGAAGAACAGAACAGTTTTATATAGTTTAATGATTATAATCCTTGTCTATGCTTTCTCATTAAGAGATCTATATCACTTTTACACCGCCACACTGTTAATCGGTACTATTTGCTTGACATTATTTATTATTTCACTTCTTACTGGCGCAAAATTAATTCCAATAGACCAATCAGCAAGATACACCGGGGAAGAAACGATGAGAATATCAATGCTAAGTTATGGACTTTTCGATTTGCTATTTCCCCTATCCTTGATAGTTCTCATTATGTCCAAAAAAATTAAGCTGAAATTAAAATACAGAAACTGGTTGTATTATAGCGGTGGAATAATGCTGATCATACTTTTATTGACTCTCACTAAACGGACACAAATAGATATT
This window encodes:
- a CDS encoding glycosyltransferase family 4 protein — protein: MYKVIYIDRIAGHSPTIPSSIKDGDNYFTIGWGGISARKFKEFNSQVTVECWKTDYKAEQIYSREISGVEFKIFPAIYIKYFGDFSRYMLRQLREELSKKQPTIIHITSIRHLLFLNVFLRLKKYPVVVQNNGESSAIYKSKISSGIKKLFYLLNIPLQKAFFKNIDLLYILDDRLRAFLPETGALIKKQTLGVMPERFYPLDKNDAKNLLNLDPNKKYILYVGKLNYTKSPDILIDIFKELKKNRKDIELLIVGTNEGDPLINYAKEAGAMVYGRILHTDVHKYLSAAEVYILAKYSKEHVFGGIGLLPVESLLCNTPVIGGSLENFPEADRESVGFAVSETEQMKDAILKVIDKEVVFSNLREIAVKHYSWEKISKNTAVDFQELINKYYC
- a CDS encoding oligosaccharide flippase family protein, with amino-acid sequence MSNIRTLGKDTLIYGLGSVLQKFIGVILLPFYTRALSPSEYGILDTLATLSFFISVIFGFGLEGATGRYFFIADTDIEKGKVLYTSVIIKNVANWLPVLFLLPFSSNISQILFDSSGYSWVIAIALMTIPLSNTASLQNLLFRYYREVWKFTVILLLRAIINPLAGVLLVVVFKFGVLGAVSSTFISVLITLIVGYLYYARKKYIKQFSWMWAKKMLKFGFPLIFTGILSWVNSVSDRFFILHYSTLDQIGLFSIGGTFSQPITLINMAISMSSIVIFMSMYSEEKEEEKPKTKAFLTKIWYRYLAIAISVAAFISVFSYDLVKFITTPDYVGSILAIPFLLFSHILFMSSEITGNGMTLKEQSKPYFWILLSAAGTNFGLNFYFVPNFGFVGAAITTIMSNVVYFLISYYWSQKVFYIKRNFFKPAIYFLICLSIAIFFPFYELKSGVNISYLVKTAALILVLTLPFIFKMVDYGLITNLYNNLMQKIKG
- a CDS encoding FkbM family methyltransferase, whose translation is MKEMFRKIVYKYDILFRLYYNFIYKPLDKISIFLDDLSRSKKGKIFFIQVGANDGNWGDKIYKFIRRDNWNGILIEPQKVIFKRLLNNYKKRNNLFFENVAIDSTEGERNLYKIGFTDSPWASGISSFIKNDVQKLIDAGYIEKMANAESIDLPSDKAEWISEEKVKVQTLKNIIDKYRVNKIDLLVIDAEGYDFEIIKTIPFEQIKPTIIIYENSHFSEDIKKNCQNFLINFGYKIIPAEGNTVAELV